The Pontibacter pudoricolor genome contains a region encoding:
- a CDS encoding ATP-binding protein — protein sequence MLNKPFAFNKPVTQDNAKQTYASSMLDYTLIEKTPAEPEAGSMIETFRAIGYSLETAIADIIDNSISAEAKNIWIDFDWKGASSWIAIKDDGNGMNNAELINAMRPGSRNPNEIRNSSDLGRFGLGLKTASFSQCRKLSVISRKNASEPVYWTWDLDFVNQTGKWNLIKYLPDPTFEQQLLCQKSGTIVIWNDIDRLVGGLNQNDNASLNKFLKRMEQVKYHLAMTFHRYIDSNKIRLWFQQHELTAWDPFLINETATQKLPEEPVQGGRVKLRGFVLPHKSKLTEVKFREAEGPNGWNAHQGFYIYRNERLLLSGDWLGMFRKEEHYKLARIRVDLPNSLDEDWQIDIKKSVARPPLILREQLKAYASKVRAQAVDVYRHKGKVLQRKYASHEFRPVWVEKVRHGKRFYAINTDHPLVQHLLSDIDAKKAAVSRLLCLIEETVPIPLITIKESEQPDLQGQPFEDIASEALISLMKLMYDSFIAQGNTDEFAKTAILNMEPFNLYPQLVDSI from the coding sequence ATGCTTAATAAACCCTTTGCTTTTAACAAGCCGGTAACACAGGATAACGCAAAACAAACTTACGCTTCTTCAATGCTGGATTACACATTAATTGAAAAGACACCTGCTGAACCTGAAGCAGGGTCTATGATCGAGACCTTTCGTGCCATAGGATACAGTCTGGAAACTGCAATAGCAGATATTATCGATAATTCCATATCCGCTGAAGCTAAGAACATATGGATTGATTTTGACTGGAAAGGAGCGTCATCCTGGATTGCCATAAAAGATGATGGAAATGGGATGAACAATGCAGAGCTGATCAATGCCATGCGTCCCGGTTCCAGAAACCCCAATGAAATCCGTAACTCTTCTGATTTAGGCAGGTTTGGTCTGGGACTTAAAACAGCCTCCTTTTCCCAGTGCCGTAAACTCTCAGTAATTTCCAGAAAAAATGCTTCCGAACCGGTTTACTGGACGTGGGATCTGGACTTTGTGAATCAGACCGGAAAGTGGAATCTGATAAAATACCTGCCGGATCCTACTTTTGAACAGCAACTGCTTTGTCAGAAATCCGGAACAATTGTAATCTGGAATGACATAGACCGGTTGGTAGGTGGATTGAATCAGAACGACAATGCTTCACTGAATAAATTTCTGAAAAGAATGGAGCAGGTTAAATATCATCTAGCCATGACGTTCCACAGATACATTGATAGTAATAAAATCAGACTTTGGTTTCAGCAACATGAGTTAACTGCCTGGGATCCTTTTCTGATCAATGAAACTGCGACACAAAAACTGCCGGAAGAGCCAGTACAGGGGGGGCGGGTAAAACTACGGGGGTTTGTCCTTCCACATAAGTCTAAATTAACAGAAGTAAAGTTCAGGGAAGCAGAAGGGCCTAACGGGTGGAATGCCCATCAGGGTTTCTACATCTACCGCAATGAACGGTTGCTCCTTTCCGGTGACTGGCTGGGGATGTTCCGCAAAGAGGAGCACTATAAACTGGCAAGAATCAGGGTAGACCTGCCGAATAGTCTGGATGAAGACTGGCAGATTGATATAAAGAAGTCAGTTGCAAGACCACCACTAATCCTGAGAGAGCAGTTAAAGGCATACGCAAGCAAAGTACGTGCACAAGCTGTTGATGTATACAGACACAAAGGGAAAGTGCTTCAGCGTAAGTATGCTTCTCATGAATTCAGGCCGGTCTGGGTGGAAAAAGTCAGACATGGCAAGCGCTTTTACGCCATAAATACAGATCACCCTCTGGTTCAGCATCTTCTGTCAGACATCGATGCTAAAAAGGCCGCTGTTAGCAGACTATTATGTCTGATTGAGGAAACTGTGCCCATCCCGCTCATCACAATAAAGGAAAGCGAACAGCCGGATCTGCAGGGACAACCATTTGAAGATATTGCTTCTGAGGCCCTGATCAGTCTTATGAAGCTGATGTATGACTCCTTCATTGCTCAGGGCAATACGGATGAGTTCGCAAAGACTGCCATACTGAACATGGAACCCTTCAATCTTTACCCACAACTAGTAGATTCTATATAA
- a CDS encoding AIPR family protein — protein sequence MVTNLENLELNKFYQNIQQEIRSEQLSEEEGGTLEQLFTQAAVNLLSDGGETENVRVCYDEKVLRTGIQHKINAYALSDNYETLDLFITIYNGTDEVTRIFKDEIDKAAKRVTNFFRNAVYKDYVNEIEESSEIFDLAHTLADSRELKDGLVRVNVFVLTDGVYPGDHIANQAISGYPIYYRVIDLNYLYNISEKSHVPIEINFKEDGFQVPCIYTPTENAEYQSYLAIISGDALVNIYERFGSRLLEQNVRSFLQFSGKINKGIRKTIMSEPHMFLAFNNGLAATAEEIRLEPLPDGTGNSVAWVKDFQIVNGGQTTASIYHTWKKDKANVSGIFVQVKLNVVKNKENFSTVVARIAEYANTQNKISASDLSSNSVNHILLEKLSRTIWAPPVSGKSQQTRWFYDRARGQYKTAMLKEGFTAAKRKAFELKNPKSQVLTKEDLAKYVNTYQEVYDGKKLLIGPHFVVRGNQKNYVQFMHHNFSLSPDNIYFEDVVAKAILFRSAEKVYGVKPNAIGDMRYITVPYTIAWLGYRLDYKLDLYKIWKAQDISARLREKLREIMLCVEDYIKTHAPGSLYGEWAKKEECWNAVRQQGFGISFDSISDDLEVRGQNYKRVRVTEDEMVSAEIKAMQDRLQSVHPKTWEKIEEWGRATGKLTPYQRTMARTIGTNFSRNRKLSEIEFSNGQQILDFAIEEASEIFFDMEDYFETDISVTTTVKPEITLELIQAIVKWDKKSKKLKDFEYRFMADLSEARKPLTEYHQALALKNYEKAKRCGFQED from the coding sequence ATGGTAACAAATCTTGAAAATCTGGAATTAAATAAATTCTATCAGAATATTCAGCAGGAGATCCGGTCTGAACAGCTATCTGAAGAAGAAGGAGGTACCTTAGAGCAGCTGTTTACTCAGGCTGCTGTAAATCTGTTATCTGATGGCGGTGAGACGGAAAATGTTCGTGTATGTTATGATGAAAAAGTCCTGCGAACAGGTATACAGCATAAAATAAATGCCTATGCACTGTCTGATAACTATGAGACACTTGACCTGTTTATTACCATCTACAACGGGACGGATGAAGTTACCCGGATTTTTAAAGATGAAATAGATAAGGCAGCAAAAAGAGTTACGAATTTTTTCCGGAATGCTGTCTACAAAGATTATGTCAATGAAATAGAAGAATCATCAGAGATCTTTGATCTGGCACACACACTGGCAGACTCCAGGGAATTAAAGGACGGGCTGGTACGGGTGAACGTTTTTGTTCTGACGGATGGCGTTTACCCAGGTGATCACATAGCAAACCAGGCAATTTCAGGCTATCCCATCTATTACCGGGTGATCGATCTGAATTACCTGTACAATATCTCCGAAAAGTCCCATGTTCCTATTGAAATCAACTTCAAGGAAGATGGTTTTCAGGTTCCATGTATTTATACGCCTACAGAAAATGCGGAGTATCAATCCTATCTTGCAATTATCTCCGGGGATGCCTTGGTCAACATATATGAAAGATTCGGGTCACGTCTGCTGGAGCAGAACGTCCGGTCATTTCTGCAGTTTTCTGGAAAAATAAACAAGGGGATCCGGAAAACTATCATGAGCGAACCGCACATGTTTCTGGCTTTCAACAATGGCTTGGCTGCAACAGCCGAAGAGATTCGCCTGGAACCATTACCGGATGGTACCGGTAATTCGGTAGCGTGGGTAAAGGACTTTCAGATTGTAAACGGTGGCCAGACTACTGCCTCCATTTACCATACTTGGAAGAAAGACAAAGCAAATGTCTCCGGCATTTTTGTGCAGGTTAAGCTGAATGTCGTAAAGAACAAGGAAAATTTCAGTACCGTAGTGGCACGCATTGCGGAGTACGCCAATACCCAGAATAAGATCTCAGCCTCCGATCTGAGCTCTAACAGTGTTAACCACATCCTGCTGGAAAAGCTATCCCGTACCATCTGGGCTCCGCCGGTCTCCGGAAAATCGCAGCAGACACGCTGGTTCTATGACAGGGCAAGGGGGCAGTACAAAACAGCGATGCTTAAGGAAGGGTTTACTGCTGCCAAAAGAAAAGCTTTTGAGCTCAAAAACCCGAAATCACAGGTACTGACGAAGGAAGATCTTGCCAAGTATGTCAATACCTATCAGGAGGTATATGATGGTAAAAAGCTGCTGATAGGACCACACTTTGTAGTACGGGGAAACCAGAAAAACTATGTGCAGTTCATGCACCATAACTTCAGCTTAAGTCCGGATAACATCTACTTTGAGGATGTAGTGGCAAAGGCAATCCTGTTCCGCTCAGCCGAAAAGGTATATGGTGTAAAGCCAAATGCTATCGGCGATATGCGCTACATCACTGTTCCCTATACCATCGCCTGGCTTGGCTACAGACTGGATTATAAACTGGATCTGTATAAGATCTGGAAAGCACAGGATATCAGTGCCAGACTCCGGGAGAAACTACGGGAGATCATGCTGTGTGTGGAAGACTATATCAAAACGCATGCTCCGGGATCCCTGTATGGAGAGTGGGCTAAGAAAGAAGAGTGCTGGAATGCTGTCAGACAGCAGGGTTTTGGGATTTCCTTTGATAGCATTTCGGATGATCTGGAAGTCAGAGGCCAGAATTATAAAAGAGTAAGGGTGACGGAGGACGAAATGGTCTCGGCTGAAATCAAGGCCATGCAGGACAGACTACAGTCCGTGCATCCCAAGACATGGGAGAAGATTGAAGAGTGGGGCAGGGCTACGGGAAAACTTACACCCTATCAGCGTACCATGGCCAGAACAATCGGGACAAACTTCAGCAGGAACAGAAAACTGAGTGAAATTGAATTCAGTAACGGCCAGCAGATACTTGATTTTGCTATCGAAGAAGCATCCGAAATTTTCTTCGACATGGAAGATTATTTTGAAACGGATATATCAGTCACTACAACTGTAAAGCCTGAAATCACACTTGAGCTTATTCAGGCAATCGTTAAATGGGATAAGAAAAGTAAAAAGCTGAAAGACTTTGAATACAGGTTTATGGCGGATCTATCAGAAGCTAGAAAGCCGTTAACGGAATACCATCAGGCTCTGGCCCTGAAGAACTATGAGAAGGCAAAAAGGTGTGGTTTTCAGGAAGATTAA
- a CDS encoding Y-family DNA polymerase: MTTLFGLCDCNNFYASCERVFDPTLNGKPVVVLSNNDGCVIARSNEAKSLGIQMGDPFFKIRNLVEHKHLYAFSSNYVLYGDMSDRVMQTLSLFTPNVEVYSIDECFLDLGDFYDVDLHQYAWEIKRTVTQWTGIPVSFGVAPTKALAKVANKLAKKSAKANGVLVLTEPYHIEKALQATKIEDVWGVGSQYARFLKNHNIDTALDFTNASENWIRKHMTVVGVRLHKELRGESCLELDEVAPPKKGICTSRSFGKKLTTFDDVLEATASYAAKCARKLRNQKSCARLVTVFVQTNPFSENDRQYYNSKTICMPVATSSDIELIHYATLALQAIFKPNYWYKKSGVIVTEIVPEHQIQFDLLDTVDREKHNNLMKVMDGLTDRFGRSKVQVAAQGISKSWILKSDYKSPCYTTRITELPIVYIQK; this comes from the coding sequence ATGACAACCTTGTTTGGCCTGTGCGACTGCAATAACTTCTACGCAAGCTGTGAGCGTGTATTTGACCCTACCCTAAATGGCAAGCCTGTCGTGGTGCTAAGCAACAACGATGGTTGCGTGATCGCAAGAAGCAATGAAGCGAAATCGTTAGGCATTCAGATGGGGGATCCCTTCTTTAAGATCAGAAACTTGGTCGAACACAAGCATTTATATGCCTTCTCATCTAATTACGTGCTGTATGGGGACATGTCAGACAGGGTGATGCAGACCCTATCGCTCTTCACGCCTAATGTGGAAGTATACTCCATTGATGAGTGCTTCCTGGACTTAGGGGACTTTTACGATGTTGACCTACATCAATATGCATGGGAGATCAAGCGAACAGTAACACAATGGACTGGGATCCCTGTCAGCTTTGGAGTAGCTCCAACCAAGGCCTTGGCTAAGGTCGCGAACAAGCTGGCCAAGAAGTCTGCTAAAGCGAATGGAGTGTTGGTTTTGACAGAGCCCTACCACATTGAAAAAGCACTGCAGGCAACCAAAATCGAAGATGTCTGGGGCGTAGGCAGTCAGTACGCCAGGTTCCTTAAAAACCACAACATTGATACTGCACTGGACTTTACCAACGCTTCAGAGAACTGGATCAGGAAGCACATGACTGTGGTGGGTGTAAGATTACATAAAGAGCTGCGTGGGGAGTCCTGTTTAGAGCTTGATGAAGTAGCCCCACCTAAGAAAGGCATCTGCACTTCTAGGAGCTTTGGTAAAAAACTTACCACTTTTGATGATGTACTGGAAGCCACAGCCAGCTATGCAGCCAAGTGCGCCCGGAAGCTCAGAAACCAGAAGAGCTGTGCTAGGCTTGTAACTGTATTTGTTCAAACCAACCCCTTCTCTGAAAACGACAGGCAATACTACAACAGCAAGACCATTTGTATGCCTGTGGCTACCAGCTCAGACATAGAACTAATCCATTATGCTACCCTCGCATTACAAGCCATCTTTAAACCAAACTACTGGTATAAGAAGAGTGGTGTGATCGTGACAGAAATCGTACCGGAACATCAGATACAGTTTGATCTGCTCGACACAGTAGACAGGGAGAAACACAACAACCTGATGAAGGTGATGGATGGGCTGACTGATAGGTTTGGAAGAAGTAAGGTACAGGTAGCTGCACAGGGTATCAGTAAAAGCTGGATTCTGAAGTCTGATTACAAATCACCCTGCTACACTACTAGGATAACTGAGTTACCGATAGTGTACATCCAAAAGTAG
- a CDS encoding PD-(D/E)XK motif protein, which translates to MLDRNFEDIFNTLLSDIIAHVIDLSDPRQMIRQFLNRVDKWHALLEKATANGLTPEEQRGLFGEIFLLRKLITSLPEAEKALLAWVGPEKAPRDFQYGGCALEVKTSHGNNHQRIHVSNERQLDTSTIEQLYIFHLSIESQQSAGESLNDLVDSVSLALQDDFKLTSHFRFKLAQGGYLPAHRELYADKGYIVRAETFYEVKGSFPRIEESDLRPGVGDVRYSIIISDCATYQINELTVYQNLNQVW; encoded by the coding sequence TTGCTGGACAGAAACTTTGAGGACATCTTCAATACTCTTTTAAGTGATATCATAGCACATGTTATTGATCTGTCAGATCCCCGGCAGATGATAAGACAATTCCTGAACAGGGTGGATAAATGGCATGCATTACTTGAGAAAGCAACTGCAAACGGTCTGACACCGGAAGAACAGAGGGGATTGTTTGGAGAAATTTTTTTACTGAGAAAGTTAATAACATCATTGCCGGAAGCAGAGAAGGCTCTGCTGGCTTGGGTAGGCCCGGAAAAAGCACCAAGGGATTTCCAGTATGGAGGGTGTGCTCTGGAAGTAAAAACAAGTCATGGGAATAATCATCAGAGAATCCATGTAAGTAATGAACGACAGCTTGATACAAGTACTATAGAACAGCTGTACATATTCCATTTATCCATAGAATCACAACAGTCCGCCGGAGAATCTCTGAATGATCTTGTTGACTCAGTATCTTTAGCCTTACAGGATGACTTTAAACTCACTTCCCACTTCCGGTTTAAACTGGCGCAGGGGGGGTATTTACCGGCGCATAGGGAGCTATATGCAGACAAGGGGTATATTGTACGTGCTGAGACCTTTTACGAGGTAAAGGGCTCCTTCCCGCGCATCGAGGAAAGCGATCTCAGACCCGGTGTAGGTGATGTCAGATATTCTATTATTATCTCTGATTGCGCCACTTATCAAATAAACGAACTTACAGTATATCAGAATCTGAATCAGGTATGGTAA
- a CDS encoding PD-(D/E)XK nuclease family protein gives MEIAEHKIIPAFVDLAPLSDLQALINSHLNKLRNLVSDDKLLKLAYKYAVFQKREVDIGLNIFQLISSTYYKENFHSDILHAILNPDGRHKEGAKFLHTFIAFINEYSGKVPLRREEYQNAVVERETGRIDISIKDVSSKKAIIIENKINDAVDMERQIPRYVEHLNRHGYEVDLIVYIVLNGNKQPNTHDWSQEERDTILPKMFPVSAYNETPGDFYNGWLTRCEKQTQNIDTLFLLRQYNNLIAHLGGKNMNKPLMEEFLQEMLVEDRYNAAVSLNAMLQDLIKYRRDKIIDEFRFSYLPFTRIRDWNNYAVIDNYFLGESNFALDVIVEQDRYRAQFFDRNYDRNKAPLSQANPATVVLEKLDIFSGFTEAGDRWEKRFLFPSQEKELYEFIASFILQLKKYNELPKPTEQ, from the coding sequence ATGGAAATAGCGGAACACAAAATTATCCCGGCTTTTGTAGACCTAGCCCCTTTATCTGATTTGCAGGCTTTAATCAACAGTCATTTAAACAAACTGAGAAATCTTGTATCGGATGATAAGCTTTTAAAATTAGCTTATAAATACGCTGTTTTTCAGAAACGAGAAGTTGATATCGGATTAAATATTTTCCAGTTAATTTCCAGTACTTATTATAAAGAGAATTTTCACAGCGATATTCTACATGCCATATTAAACCCGGATGGCCGGCATAAAGAAGGTGCAAAGTTCCTGCACACTTTCATTGCTTTCATAAATGAATACTCCGGAAAAGTCCCACTGAGAAGAGAAGAATATCAGAATGCTGTAGTTGAACGAGAAACAGGAAGGATTGACATATCAATTAAAGATGTAAGCAGTAAGAAAGCAATAATCATTGAGAACAAAATCAATGATGCCGTTGATATGGAAAGGCAGATACCAAGGTATGTTGAACACTTAAACCGTCATGGCTATGAAGTGGACTTAATTGTTTACATCGTTCTGAATGGCAACAAGCAGCCCAATACACACGACTGGAGCCAGGAAGAAAGAGACACTATACTTCCTAAGATGTTCCCGGTATCGGCTTATAATGAAACACCCGGAGATTTTTATAATGGGTGGCTGACCAGATGTGAAAAGCAAACTCAAAACATTGATACACTCTTTTTACTAAGACAATATAACAATCTAATTGCACACTTAGGAGGAAAAAATATGAACAAGCCCTTGATGGAGGAATTTCTGCAGGAAATGTTAGTTGAAGACAGATACAATGCCGCGGTCTCATTAAATGCAATGCTGCAGGACCTGATTAAATACAGAAGAGATAAAATAATAGATGAATTCAGATTTAGCTATCTGCCTTTTACGCGAATAAGAGATTGGAATAACTATGCTGTTATAGATAATTACTTTTTGGGAGAAAGTAATTTTGCATTAGATGTTATAGTGGAGCAGGACAGGTACCGGGCTCAGTTCTTTGATAGAAACTATGACAGGAATAAAGCTCCTTTATCTCAAGCTAACCCGGCAACAGTAGTACTGGAAAAGCTTGATATATTCAGCGGTTTTACCGAAGCCGGCGATAGATGGGAAAAGCGTTTTCTCTTTCCTTCACAGGAGAAGGAGTTGTATGAATTTATAGCTTCTTTTATTTTACAACTTAAGAAATATAATGAATTGCCCAAACCAACAGAGCAATGA
- a CDS encoding Z1 domain-containing protein, translated as MIEQAKQIGITLLQGKRNVTDADLRDAIDNILKIFPHLIGESESLYKYFESQFSVFSDNYKILVDDETYIPWLKNKKSEIKWSFWNRYLMYLQKKIAPSTLNKLDNLTDDILDRIIDPKTPGPWDRRGMVVGQVQSGKTGNYIGLINKAADAGFKLIIVLAGMHDSLRSQTQIRVDEGFLGFNTQTAMNFSNAGNRIGVGQFNKNLPAHALTTSRLNGDFKAQAAQSSGVNIQGTDPIILVVKKNASILKNLVSWLAVRGDKTPDGKIIIRDLPFLLIDDEADNASINVDPKKVSTINGSIRALLSLFEQSAYVGYTATPFANIFIPLLNEDQTKGLNLKVKDFEFSVGQDLFPRDFIINIPAPSNYIGPSKVFGLPAASSSEESQEPLPIVVKISDYTAFVPDKHKKGDPLPTILPESLKYAVKCFILSCAARRVRKQANVHNSMLIHVSRYIDWQDRISSLVDAELKFYHRQIEFNQGSIIAELKKIWIEEFEPKTHQVINQTHTYTDPEIKPISWVKVKAELFNATSKIEVRAVHGDKNVAGLTYHNISPIDYFTSEQQGSHLSVIAVGGDKLSRGLTLEGLTTSYYLRASKMYDTLMQMGRWFGYRPGYVDLCRLFTSNELVEWFKHITIASEEMRSEFDYMFLLNETPRKYGLKVRTHPDVLKITAANKFRHKQIMMLSYSGELEQTYNFKIDQRIFSNNFHATAELIKALGTPSGPVNNSVKNQEYVWQGTNNSHLITQYLHAYSIGREVVDVHKMADYINAQVGKNNLTNWTVVLINNTIAKKEEEKFLFTIDGKQTEIGLTDRSITVSRPNETVSSYYINKTMIISPNHEMIDLSDSEIKEALALTKLDWGKSENKGEPVLPSSARIKCKRKATNGLLMLYPLNYAPIHKRYLEQSTTGKREHVSERVRYSDVPIFGFAISFPEIVNDEKIEYAVNNQFIEEFDYPDELDAEDDGNE; from the coding sequence ATGATTGAACAGGCAAAACAAATCGGCATTACCCTTTTACAGGGGAAGAGAAATGTGACTGATGCTGATCTCAGAGATGCAATTGATAATATACTTAAAATTTTCCCTCACCTTATCGGTGAAAGTGAATCATTGTACAAGTATTTTGAGTCACAGTTCTCCGTGTTTTCTGATAATTATAAAATACTGGTTGATGATGAAACTTACATTCCCTGGCTTAAAAACAAGAAATCAGAAATAAAATGGAGCTTCTGGAACAGGTATTTAATGTACCTTCAGAAAAAAATAGCTCCCTCAACGCTGAACAAACTGGATAACTTAACAGATGATATACTTGACAGAATCATAGACCCCAAGACACCAGGCCCTTGGGATAGGAGAGGGATGGTTGTCGGACAGGTACAATCCGGGAAAACAGGTAATTATATCGGTCTGATAAATAAAGCTGCAGATGCAGGTTTTAAGCTGATCATAGTATTGGCAGGCATGCATGACAGTCTCCGGAGCCAGACACAAATCAGAGTTGATGAAGGCTTCCTGGGGTTTAATACCCAGACAGCTATGAATTTTTCAAATGCAGGTAACAGAATTGGTGTGGGTCAGTTCAACAAGAACTTACCGGCTCACGCATTAACAACCAGCCGGCTGAACGGTGACTTCAAAGCACAGGCTGCTCAGTCATCCGGTGTAAACATACAGGGTACGGATCCCATCATACTGGTAGTAAAGAAAAATGCGTCCATCTTAAAAAACCTTGTTTCCTGGCTTGCTGTAAGAGGTGATAAAACCCCTGATGGGAAAATTATCATACGTGATCTGCCTTTCCTTTTAATTGACGATGAGGCTGATAATGCGTCCATCAATGTGGATCCTAAAAAAGTTTCTACTATCAATGGCAGTATCAGAGCTCTGCTGTCTTTGTTTGAGCAGAGTGCTTACGTTGGGTACACAGCTACACCCTTTGCGAACATATTTATTCCTCTGCTGAATGAAGATCAGACGAAAGGACTGAATCTGAAAGTAAAGGATTTTGAGTTTTCTGTAGGTCAGGACTTATTCCCAAGAGATTTTATCATTAACATACCTGCGCCTTCAAACTATATTGGACCGTCGAAAGTATTTGGTCTCCCCGCTGCTTCCTCATCTGAAGAGTCTCAGGAACCTCTCCCGATTGTTGTTAAAATATCTGATTATACAGCCTTCGTTCCTGATAAACATAAAAAAGGAGACCCCCTGCCTACCATACTGCCCGAAAGTCTGAAGTACGCAGTAAAGTGTTTTATACTGTCGTGCGCCGCCCGGAGAGTGAGGAAGCAGGCTAATGTACATAACTCCATGCTAATTCACGTTTCCCGCTATATTGACTGGCAGGACAGAATATCCAGTTTAGTTGATGCAGAGCTTAAATTTTACCATCGGCAAATCGAATTTAACCAAGGCAGTATCATAGCAGAACTAAAAAAAATCTGGATTGAAGAATTTGAGCCTAAGACACATCAGGTAATTAATCAGACTCATACCTATACTGATCCTGAAATCAAACCAATCTCATGGGTTAAGGTTAAAGCAGAGCTTTTTAATGCCACTTCAAAAATAGAAGTACGGGCTGTTCACGGTGATAAGAACGTGGCAGGTTTAACCTACCATAATATTTCCCCCATTGATTACTTTACTTCCGAGCAGCAGGGAAGCCACCTGTCTGTTATCGCAGTTGGAGGAGATAAACTTTCCAGGGGGCTAACGCTTGAAGGGCTTACAACCAGTTATTATCTCCGTGCATCTAAGATGTATGATACCCTGATGCAAATGGGCAGGTGGTTTGGCTACAGACCCGGTTATGTGGATTTATGTAGACTGTTTACCAGTAACGAGCTGGTTGAGTGGTTCAAACATATCACGATTGCGTCGGAGGAAATGAGGTCAGAGTTTGATTATATGTTCCTTCTTAATGAGACACCCAGAAAATATGGACTTAAAGTTCGGACTCACCCCGATGTATTAAAAATAACTGCTGCTAACAAGTTCAGACATAAACAGATAATGATGCTGAGCTACTCCGGAGAGCTTGAGCAGACTTACAACTTCAAAATAGATCAACGCATATTCTCTAATAATTTCCATGCTACGGCAGAACTGATTAAAGCATTGGGTACGCCATCAGGACCTGTAAACAATTCAGTTAAGAATCAGGAATATGTCTGGCAAGGTACAAATAACAGTCATCTGATTACACAGTATCTACATGCCTATTCTATCGGAAGGGAAGTTGTCGATGTTCATAAAATGGCGGATTATATCAATGCACAGGTAGGGAAAAATAACCTTACTAATTGGACAGTTGTCCTGATTAATAATACCATTGCTAAGAAGGAAGAAGAAAAGTTTCTTTTTACAATAGATGGGAAGCAAACAGAAATTGGATTAACAGACAGAAGCATCACAGTTTCACGACCTAATGAAACGGTTTCGTCTTATTACATTAATAAGACAATGATCATATCCCCGAACCATGAGATGATAGATCTGTCAGATAGTGAAATTAAGGAGGCATTGGCACTTACGAAACTTGATTGGGGAAAAAGTGAAAATAAGGGTGAACCTGTTCTGCCTAGCAGTGCCAGAATAAAGTGTAAAAGAAAAGCTACCAACGGTCTGCTGATGCTTTATCCTCTCAACTATGCCCCTATTCACAAGCGGTATCTTGAACAGAGTACTACTGGAAAAAGAGAACATGTTTCAGAAAGAGTAAGGTACTCAGATGTGCCGATTTTTGGTTTTGCAATCAGTTTCCCGGAAATAGTAAATGATGAAAAGATAGAATACGCGGTAAACAATCAGTTCATTGAAGAATTTGACTACCCGGACGAATTAGATGCTGAGGATGATGGAAACGAATAG